One Ezakiella massiliensis genomic window, TCTTTATTTAATATTTCAAAGTTTTTTGACATAAATTCACCTTTTTATTTATTTTCTGTTAGTATTGGCTAACTCAAAATTATTATATACCATTTGATAGCTTTTATCAATAGCTTTGAGATGTTTTTAAAAATATAATTTTAAAAATAAAAATAGCATAGACATCTCATTATGCGAGTCATCTATGCTATTTACTATAAATTATAATCGAAATGTTTTTTTAATTTTTCAAAAGTTTCATCAGAAATAACATGCTCTATAAGACAAGCTTCGTCTTCAGCATTTTTTGCATCTATTCCAAGTCTTATAAATACGTCCGTTAAATATTTATGCCTTGTATACATTTTTTTGCAAAATGTTTTTGACTCCTCTGTTAAGTGTATTATTTTATCTTCACCATAAATAATCAACCCTTTATTTTCAAGTTTTTTTAGCATTCTTGTAATAGTGGGTCTTTTATACTCTAAGTAATTAGCAAGATCCATGTTTCTTACTTCATCTTTTTCCAAAGATAAAATATATATAGCTTCTAAATAATTTTCCTCTGCAAATTCCCTGTGTAGAATGGATTACCCC contains:
- a CDS encoding metal-dependent transcriptional regulator, with amino-acid sequence MLHREFAEENYLEAIYILSLEKDEVRNMDLANYLEYKRPTITRMLKKLENKGLIIYGEDKIIHLTEESKTFCKKMYTRHKYLTDVFIRLGIDAKNAEDEACLIEHVISDETFEKLKKHFDYNL